From one Salmo salar chromosome ssa09, Ssal_v3.1, whole genome shotgun sequence genomic stretch:
- the LOC106611869 gene encoding alpha-2Db adrenergic receptor — MMDVAKFITVTYNTLQDANTSSAPRPLPHTELGSALIILLVTIIILVTIIGNVLVIVAVLTSRALRAPQNLFLVSLACADILVATLVIPFSLANEVMGYWYFGSPWCAFYLALDVLFCTSSIVHLCAISLDRYWSVTKAVSYNLKRTPKRIKSMIAMVWVISAVISFPPLIMTKHDEHECLLNNETWYILSSCLVSFFAPGLIMILVYCKIYKVAKQRSSTVFVAKNGLERQPSQSETCFVRKERMEIESPSSQSSEDHHRQEELDDIDLEESCCASDNKPRNHRFSKRMKVEGSDCCPHQSCRLSWASARATQLFQDPKNAANPALAAQRQHLAAASSKTKVAQMREKRFTFVLAVVMGVFVLCWFPFFFTYSLHAICRESCYIPGALFNTFFWIGYCNSSVNPIIYTIFNRDFRKAFKKIVCRTSKRTNAT, encoded by the coding sequence ATGATGGATGTAGCCAAGTTTATCACCGTTACCTACAACACCTTGCAGGATGCCAACACTTCGAGCGCACCGAGACCTCTTCCGCACACGGAACTGGGCTCTGCGCTCATCATCCTGCTGGTCACCATAATCATTCTGGTCACCATCATTGGTAACGTGCTGGTCATCGTGGCCGTGCTCACCAGCAGGGCTCTCCGCGCGCCCCAGAACCTTTTCCTGGTGTCCCTGGCATGCGCGGACATCCTTGTAGCCACACTGGTCATCCCGTTCTCCCTTGCCAATGAGGTCATGGGTTACTGGTACTTTGGGAGCCCCTGGTGCGCCTTTTATCTGGCACTGGACGTCCTCTTCTGCACCTCGTCTATAGTCCACCTGTGCGCCATCAGCCTGGACCGCTACTGGTCCGTCACCAAGGCTGTGAGCTATAATCTGAAGCGGACCCCCAAGCGTATCAAGTCCATGATAGCCATGGTGTGGGTCATCTCCGCCGTCATCTCCTTTCCGCCTCTTATCATGACCAAGCATGATGAGCACGAGTGTCTGTTAAACAACGAAACCTGGTACATTCTGTCCTCTTGCCTCGTCTCCTTCTTTGCCCCGGGCCTCATCATGATCCTAGTCTACTGTAAGATCTATAAAGTGGCCAAGCAGCGCTCTTCCACGGTGTTCGTGGCTAAGAATGGCCTGGAGAGGCAGCCCTCCCAGTCAGAGACGTGCTTCGTGAGGAAGGAGCGGATGGAGATAGAGAGCCCCAGTAGCCAGAGCTCCGAGGACCACCACAGGCAGGAGGAACTGGATGATATCGACCTAGAGGAGAGCTGCTGTGCATCGGACAACAAACCCCGTAACCACCGCTTCTCCAAGCGAATGAAGGTGGAGGGCTCGGACTGCTGCCCACACCAGAGCTGCCGCCTATCTTGGGCCTCGGCGCGCGCCACGCAGCTTTTCCAAGACCCTAAAAACGCAGCCAACCCGGCCCTGGCGGCCCAGCGGCAGCACCTTGCGGCGGCCTCGTCCAAGACCAAAGTGGCCCAGATGCGTGAGAAGCGATTCACGTTCGTGCTGGCTGTGGTGATGGGGGTGTTTGTGCTCTGCTGGTTCCCCTTCTTCTTCACATATAGCCTGCACGCGATCTGCAGGGAGAGCTGCTACATACCCGGGGCGCTCTTCAACACCTTCTTCTGGATTGGTTACTGCAACAGCTCCGTGAACCCTATCATATATACCATTTTCAACAGGGATTTCCGTAAGGCGTTTAAGAAAATCGTTTGCCGGACTTCAAAACGCACTAATGCCACTTGA